A window of the Oryza brachyantha chromosome 5, ObraRS2, whole genome shotgun sequence genome harbors these coding sequences:
- the LOC121054478 gene encoding uncharacterized protein LOC121054478, with translation MPPARKRKAPAPATPPRRPPPRLEFRSPVDGAWYDARVAVQGRALRVMYEEFTEEQDEWYDPAIHLSSPRDVAALRARFRARSPPLDDARCRDLRPGDPLCVACALAGDELKYYDAVLESVSPAAHESVDGEERCACRFSVRWAGGPLAGGREEVGVEKVCCVRSTPVRDPVLAEFLDGVTKSLGDGEDRAAAAASSQSSGAVSLSP, from the exons ATGCCGCCGGCGCGGAAGCGGAAGGCCCCTgccccggcgacgccgccgcgccgaccgccgccccGCCTGGAGTTCCGCTCGCCGGTGGACGGCGCGTGGTACGACGCGCGGGTGGCGGTGCAGGGGCGCGCGCTGCGCGTGATGTACGAGGAGTTCACCGAGGAGCAGGACGAGTGGTACGACCCGGCGAtccacctctcctccccgcgcgaCGTGGCTGCGCTCCGCGCCAGGTTCCGCGCGCGGTCCCCGCCCCTCGACGACGCCCGCTGCCGCGACCTCCGCCCGGGCGACCCGCTCTGCGTCGCCtgcgccctcgccggcgacgagctcaAGTACTACGACGCCGTCCTCGAATCC gtctcgccggcggcccaCGAGTCGGTGGACGGCGAGGAGCGCTGCGCGTGCCGTTTCTCGGTGCGGTGGGCCGGTGGGCCGCTCGCCGGGGGTAGAGAGGAGGTCGGCGTCGAGAAGGTCTGCTGCGTGCGGTCCACTCCGGTGCGAGACCCGGTGCTGGCGGAGTTCTTGGACGGCGTCACCAAGtcgctcggcgacggcgaggatcgcgcggcggcggcggcgtcgtctcAGTCATCCGGCGCCGTGTCGCTGTCGCCTTAG